Proteins from one Telopea speciosissima isolate NSW1024214 ecotype Mountain lineage chromosome 1, Tspe_v1, whole genome shotgun sequence genomic window:
- the LOC122669411 gene encoding uncharacterized protein LOC122669411: MLEAEVCSSRVLSPFREESGDEELSVLPRHTKVIVTGNNRTKSVLVGLQGVVKKAVGLGGWHWLVLKNGVEVKLQRNALSVIEPPTGNEEDDDDHDLDNSCSSSEMGFFHASPWAASSIQFHKSSKPRVRHTRPWISAKSINRSHCREIQSNIQKPQLRVNLAKLGTNSLWRYWKRFDLARNNHPHPSREQMVDAVRRHFSSLQLDEIEVIMGFIHAAKKLKAMVS; the protein is encoded by the exons ATGCTGGAAGCTGAGGTGTGTTCTTCTCGGGTTCTGTCTCCTTTTCGTGAAGAAAGTGGTGATGAGGAGCTCTCTGTTCTTCCCCGGCACACGAAAGTCATTGTTACGGGAAACAACCGAACCAAGTCAGTCTTGGTGGGTCTGCAGGGAGTTGTTAAGAAGGCTGTTGGCCTCGGTGgctggcattggctg GTTCTGAAGAATGGAGTGGAAGTTAAGCTACAGAGGAATGCTTTGAGTGTGATAGAACCACCCACAggaaatgaagaagatgacgaTGACCATGATTTAGATAACTCTTGCAGTAGCTCAGAAATGG GTTTCTTCCATGCGTCTCCTTGGGCAGCGAGTAGCATTCAGTTCCACAAATCAAGCAAGCCAAGAGTGAGGCATACAAGGCCCTGGATATCTGCCAAATCAATTAATAGAAGCCATTGCAGAGAAATACAATCCAATATCCAAAAACCCCAACTG AGGGTGAACTTGGCAAAGCTAGGAACAAATTCATTGTGGAGATATTGGAAACGATTTGATCTT GCTAGGAACAACCATCCCCATCCGTCAAGGGAGCAAATGGTGGATGCAGTAAGGCGGCACTTCTCATCACTG CAATTGGACGAGATTGAAGTGATCATGGGATTCATTCATGCAGCGAAGAAATTGAAAGCCATGGTCTCATAA